A section of the Leptospira semungkisensis genome encodes:
- a CDS encoding adenosylcobinamide amidohydrolase, producing the protein MPFSDSILNISESWLELYLSEPHHSLSWAVVGGGWLTVKKAYWLRVTNSDLNPETIPEEFYRSRLSEKEENEEVLGFMTSASLSDHSVIIQSKEGMHVRCIATVGLGNSVRVGDPPNIQKKIGTINILVQTSEPLTLLASLEAISIASEARTLAVLEAKIESKAGEGLATGTGTDCIGILSPSRKEQIDYAGKHTVFGHLIGSATYQAVKIGIQNWKQTRNAFQKNNISGNVHQ; encoded by the coding sequence ATGCCCTTCTCCGATTCCATATTAAACATATCCGAATCTTGGTTAGAGCTCTACCTATCAGAACCACATCATTCTTTAAGTTGGGCGGTGGTGGGGGGCGGTTGGCTCACGGTAAAGAAAGCATACTGGTTGCGAGTAACAAACTCAGATCTGAATCCAGAAACTATTCCAGAGGAATTCTACAGGTCCCGCCTCTCCGAAAAAGAAGAGAACGAAGAAGTTCTTGGATTTATGACAAGCGCCTCCCTTTCCGATCATTCAGTAATTATTCAAAGCAAAGAAGGCATGCATGTTCGATGCATTGCCACTGTAGGACTTGGAAATTCTGTCAGAGTTGGAGATCCTCCCAACATTCAGAAGAAGATTGGTACGATCAATATACTTGTGCAAACCTCAGAACCTCTTACTCTTTTAGCAAGCTTAGAAGCAATCTCAATCGCATCAGAAGCAAGAACATTGGCAGTGTTAGAGGCAAAAATAGAGAGTAAAGCAGGAGAAGGTCTTGCAACCGGCACCGGAACCGATTGCATCGGAATACTTTCCCCGAGTCGTAAAGAACAAATTGATTATGCAGGAAAACATACTGTCTTCGGTCATCTCATCGGAAGCGCAACCTACCAGGCAGTAAAAATAGGAATACAAAACTGGAAACAAACCAGGAACGCATTTCAAAAGAATAATATATCAGGCAATGTACATCAATGA
- the cobI gene encoding precorrin-2 C(20)-methyltransferase, with protein MTTKTKYGKLFGVGVGPGATDLITLRAVNVLNTVSVLAIPKSSEQLPSFSWRVCSPIVKENDAQEKLFLHFPMSKDPKILIPAWDQAFTEIGLRLEKGQDVAFITQGDPSVYSSWSYLLEEAPDRWPGIEIEIVPAVSSITAIPASLLTPLADGRERFCVLPGTYGLEDLPRLTEDFDTIVLTKVGQVVHELVRILKELNLLDNATYVSYGTTDRQRIVRDLESIQNENCDYFSMVIISIRKRKGILRGNHYESE; from the coding sequence ATGACCACTAAAACAAAATACGGAAAATTGTTCGGAGTAGGAGTCGGTCCTGGGGCTACGGATCTGATTACTCTCCGAGCAGTAAATGTTCTAAATACTGTCTCAGTACTCGCCATTCCAAAGAGTAGCGAGCAACTCCCCTCCTTCTCTTGGAGAGTATGTTCTCCAATAGTAAAGGAGAACGATGCTCAAGAAAAGTTATTTCTACACTTTCCGATGAGCAAGGATCCGAAGATACTCATTCCCGCCTGGGACCAGGCCTTCACAGAGATCGGGTTACGATTAGAAAAAGGTCAGGACGTAGCATTCATTACGCAAGGAGATCCTTCTGTTTATAGCTCCTGGAGTTATCTTTTAGAAGAAGCTCCCGATCGATGGCCAGGAATAGAAATAGAGATCGTTCCAGCAGTATCTTCTATCACTGCAATCCCAGCTAGCCTTCTCACTCCACTTGCAGATGGACGCGAAAGATTCTGCGTCTTGCCCGGAACCTATGGGCTGGAAGATCTTCCAAGACTCACCGAAGATTTTGATACCATCGTTCTTACCAAAGTAGGACAGGTTGTTCATGAACTTGTCCGCATATTAAAAGAATTGAATCTATTAGATAACGCTACTTACGTTTCTTACGGAACGACAGACAGACAAAGAATTGTTCGCGATCTAGAATCCATTCAAAACGAAAATTGCGACTACTTCTCCATGGTCATCATCTCTATTCGAAAGCGAAAGGGTATTTTAAGAGGGAATCATTATGAGTCCGAATAG
- a CDS encoding cobyric acid synthase: MSEQEPKHGGNLERMANLAGVSSSEILDFSANLNPLGFPDWVRPLIHSKISDLAFYPDPNYTQTKKALQEFWDIPTNEIVLGNGASELIYAFPKILNFDLAILGTPSYLDYKKAIEIANIPIRSLEFKKEEEYNFNPIELEEILLENKNRSNLIILGHPNNPTGKLLDKDSVIKIASAHPNSFFLIDESFIDFYGDEASFRKHRTDNIAVLWSLTKILALPGLRLGVLLANPKISEQISKQIPDWNVNTLSASVLERFGRDKDFILETRKKVSEWKTSLQEELRKLEIFKVYASNANFLLLEILDDFISSEDLTRRMLKEFGIGIRSCDNFEGLGKHHIRVAIRTPEENARLIDAFASVFQKKNNRTPKNKRKPALMLQGTASNVGKSILTTALCRILTQDGLRIAPFKSQNMALNSFVTYDGAEIGRAQALQAQACKIQADYRMNPILLKPSSEKDSQVILNGKPVDAMDFREYMKFKASAFNEVKKSYDSLSEEFDLVVLEGAGGISEVNLKEKDIVNMRMAEYAKAKVLLIGNIDHGGVFGSFVGSMETLSEWERKLVAGFIINRFRGIKQLLDPGIQYLEETTGKKVFGIVPFLNHLGLPEEDSLEFKSGSLNDNSPLGDRIDIALIDTPRISNHTDLDALRIEPDVRVRIVTRREELGSPDVIILPGSKNVITDLDYLKESGIFEDILNFHKEGKTEIIGICGGYQMLGQSVHDPFKIESNRGSASGLGLIEIRTTLEKEKYLKQTEGYHLPSKKKVIGYEIHHGVTQANSNLQILFQNSMGEAIGHEGISENIWGTYLHGVFDEDEFRRWFLDRIRVKKGMRPFEKVQAKYELETNLDRLAKEVRESLDMDMIYRILEIQ; this comes from the coding sequence ATGAGCGAACAAGAGCCTAAGCACGGGGGAAATTTAGAAAGAATGGCCAACCTCGCGGGAGTTTCTTCTTCCGAGATTTTAGATTTTTCAGCCAATCTTAACCCTCTAGGATTTCCGGATTGGGTTCGGCCTCTCATCCATTCCAAAATAAGCGATTTAGCCTTTTATCCGGATCCGAACTATACACAGACCAAGAAAGCGCTGCAAGAATTCTGGGACATTCCTACAAATGAAATCGTGTTGGGAAATGGAGCCTCCGAGTTAATCTACGCCTTTCCCAAAATATTGAATTTCGATCTGGCAATCCTTGGTACGCCTTCCTATTTAGATTATAAAAAGGCAATAGAGATAGCCAATATTCCCATCCGTTCCCTTGAGTTCAAAAAGGAAGAAGAATACAATTTCAACCCAATCGAATTAGAAGAGATTCTGTTAGAAAATAAAAATCGATCGAACCTAATCATTCTCGGTCATCCGAACAATCCTACTGGAAAATTATTAGATAAAGATTCAGTAATCAAGATTGCAAGCGCCCATCCGAATTCATTTTTCCTAATTGATGAATCTTTTATAGATTTTTATGGAGATGAGGCTTCTTTCAGAAAGCATAGGACTGATAATATTGCCGTTCTTTGGTCTTTAACAAAGATCTTGGCTCTCCCCGGCCTAAGATTAGGAGTGCTTCTAGCTAATCCGAAGATATCGGAACAAATATCCAAACAAATTCCGGACTGGAATGTAAATACGCTCAGCGCATCCGTATTAGAAAGGTTCGGAAGAGATAAAGACTTCATTCTAGAAACAAGAAAGAAAGTGTCAGAATGGAAGACTTCTCTCCAAGAGGAATTGCGCAAACTCGAAATATTTAAAGTTTACGCAAGCAATGCGAACTTTCTTTTATTAGAGATTCTAGATGATTTCATTTCTTCCGAGGATTTAACCCGAAGAATGTTAAAAGAATTCGGAATTGGAATAAGAAGCTGCGACAATTTTGAAGGTTTAGGAAAACATCATATTCGAGTTGCCATTAGAACTCCTGAAGAAAATGCAAGATTGATAGATGCATTCGCTTCCGTGTTCCAGAAGAAGAACAATCGAACTCCTAAAAACAAACGTAAGCCAGCACTGATGCTGCAAGGCACGGCTTCCAATGTGGGAAAAAGTATTTTAACGACCGCATTATGCAGAATACTCACCCAGGATGGCTTGAGAATCGCCCCGTTCAAGTCTCAAAATATGGCATTGAATTCATTCGTAACGTATGACGGAGCCGAGATCGGAAGAGCACAGGCCTTGCAAGCCCAGGCCTGCAAAATACAAGCCGATTATAGGATGAATCCAATACTCCTTAAACCTTCTAGCGAGAAAGATTCACAAGTCATTCTAAACGGAAAACCTGTGGATGCGATGGACTTTAGAGAGTATATGAAATTCAAGGCGAGCGCATTCAATGAAGTAAAGAAATCTTATGATTCTTTGTCGGAGGAATTCGATCTTGTAGTTTTAGAAGGAGCCGGAGGAATATCCGAAGTCAATCTAAAAGAGAAAGATATCGTCAACATGAGAATGGCCGAATATGCAAAGGCCAAAGTATTACTGATCGGTAATATAGATCACGGAGGAGTGTTCGGTTCTTTTGTAGGAAGCATGGAGACACTCTCAGAATGGGAAAGGAAACTTGTCGCCGGATTTATTATCAATCGATTCAGAGGAATAAAGCAGCTTTTAGATCCTGGGATACAGTATTTAGAAGAAACTACCGGAAAGAAAGTCTTCGGCATTGTCCCTTTTTTAAATCATCTAGGACTTCCGGAAGAAGATTCTTTAGAATTTAAATCCGGAAGTTTAAATGACAATTCTCCATTAGGAGACCGGATCGATATAGCTTTAATCGATACTCCCAGAATCTCGAATCATACCGATTTGGATGCATTACGGATTGAACCGGATGTAAGAGTCAGGATCGTAACCAGAAGAGAAGAGCTCGGATCTCCGGACGTGATCATTCTTCCTGGAAGTAAGAACGTAATCACAGATCTGGATTACTTAAAAGAATCAGGAATCTTCGAAGACATTTTAAATTTTCATAAAGAAGGAAAAACGGAGATCATCGGAATCTGCGGTGGATACCAAATGCTTGGACAATCCGTTCATGATCCTTTTAAAATAGAAAGCAATCGAGGATCCGCATCGGGTCTGGGATTGATTGAGATCCGCACAACCTTAGAAAAGGAAAAATATCTGAAGCAGACGGAAGGTTATCATCTTCCTTCTAAAAAGAAAGTGATCGGTTATGAAATACATCACGGGGTCACGCAGGCAAACTCCAATCTTCAGATCCTCTTTCAAAACTCTATGGGAGAGGCGATCGGTCATGAAGGAATTTCGGAAAATATATGGGGGACTTACCTACACGGAGTCTTTGACGAAGATGAATTCAGACGTTGGTTCTTGGATAGGATTCGAGTAAAAAAAGGAATGAGACCCTTCGAAAAGGTCCAAGCAAAGTATGAATTAGAGACAAACCTAGATCGATTGGCAAAGGAAGTGAGAGAGTCGTTGGATATGGATATGATCTATAGGATACTCGAAATCCAATGA
- the cobO gene encoding cob(I)yrinic acid a,c-diamide adenosyltransferase has product MESSKTKKGLVIVHTGPGKGKTTAALGILFRALGRGIKCGVVQFLKGKWETGERKFAKTIPDLDFHVMGLGFTWESDDLDRDKEAAKSAWQKSSEMILSGNYKIIILDEITYAFHYGWLNVEEIVDVLQKRPEDVHVIITGRNCPTSITDHADLVSFIESRKHPHEKGIPAQIGIDY; this is encoded by the coding sequence ATGGAATCGAGTAAGACCAAGAAAGGCTTGGTCATAGTTCATACAGGACCCGGAAAAGGAAAGACAACTGCCGCCTTAGGGATCCTATTTAGAGCCTTAGGTAGAGGGATCAAATGCGGAGTCGTGCAATTCCTAAAGGGAAAATGGGAAACAGGAGAAAGAAAATTTGCGAAGACGATCCCTGACCTAGACTTTCATGTAATGGGGCTCGGATTTACTTGGGAAAGCGATGACTTGGATAGGGACAAGGAAGCGGCAAAATCCGCCTGGCAAAAATCTTCCGAAATGATCTTATCCGGAAATTATAAAATCATAATATTAGATGAGATCACTTACGCATTTCATTACGGCTGGCTTAATGTGGAAGAAATCGTAGATGTACTTCAAAAAAGGCCGGAAGATGTCCATGTTATCATCACAGGAAGGAATTGCCCAACAAGCATTACCGATCATGCCGATCTTGTCAGTTTCATAGAATCACGCAAACATCCCCATGAGAAGGGCATACCTGCTCAGATCGGGATTGATTATTAG
- the cobU gene encoding bifunctional adenosylcobinamide kinase/adenosylcobinamide-phosphate guanylyltransferase, protein MARMIFISGGCRSGKSKFALEQAGKEEGEKIFLATCPNIDEEMNSRIERHKQERKGWRTIEEEIELSQIFSDLPPGSVIILDCLSLWINNLMYRSSGSLTQDEVQALSLNLANSIQASNAKSVFIVTNEVGMGLVPENREGRTFRDLLGICNQAIALSSQEAYFLVSGLSISLKPKPENAI, encoded by the coding sequence ATGGCCAGGATGATCTTCATAAGCGGAGGCTGCAGGAGCGGAAAAAGTAAATTCGCACTGGAACAAGCCGGAAAAGAAGAAGGAGAAAAAATCTTTCTCGCTACCTGCCCCAATATTGATGAGGAAATGAATTCCAGAATAGAAAGACACAAACAGGAAAGAAAGGGCTGGAGAACAATAGAAGAAGAGATCGAACTCTCTCAAATTTTCTCAGACTTACCTCCTGGTTCCGTAATCATCCTAGATTGCCTAAGTTTATGGATCAATAATCTAATGTACCGGTCAAGTGGCTCTTTAACACAGGACGAAGTCCAAGCTCTCAGTCTGAATCTCGCCAACTCTATCCAAGCATCCAATGCAAAATCAGTTTTTATCGTCACAAACGAAGTCGGCATGGGATTAGTTCCGGAAAATAGAGAAGGAAGAACATTTAGAGATCTATTAGGAATTTGTAATCAAGCAATCGCTCTCTCTTCTCAGGAAGCGTATTTTTTAGTCAGCGGGCTTTCCATTTCGCTAAAGCCAAAACCGGAGAATGCAATATGA
- the cobJ gene encoding precorrin-3B C(17)-methyltransferase has translation MNETSGKLNIVGIGPGNDEHITPAALAAIKEADYVIGYTTYINLVKHHLGGKQVTRTGMTEEITRAQTAVDTARSGKTVTLISSGDAGVYGMAGLVFEVLRKIGWKRGDSPEIKMVPGITADSSCASLVGAPLVHDAARISLSDLLTPWSVIENRIESAAKGDFVINLYNPASGRRQRQIVEAARIIKKYRPGSTPVALVKSAYRRQETVQFSDLDHFLEFEIGMNTTVIIGSSQSFVYEGFFVTPRGYGNKYSLEDGSVKPGQTRAISLRVEGDLASRPLENGPIPSLNITKIQGAFIRTNTSTFEQDDIEETKADSSVKNALSALEFLEPIRTKSNPAREIDTEEEFSLIGRIGGAIVFKNVNSFYLIGKFKQPTDLKEFGFYDIPEQENKLVTLIAKDEEIVDKLKFDALISLPNSTTPEFIYDLFVIYRNSSVSERLWNYVLDNSNKIQWKGTEYVDARWLGNSPKQVWSVFRETILKC, from the coding sequence ATGAATGAAACATCAGGAAAACTGAATATTGTAGGCATAGGACCAGGAAATGATGAACATATTACTCCTGCAGCACTTGCAGCAATTAAAGAAGCCGATTACGTAATCGGCTATACCACTTATATCAATCTAGTGAAACACCATTTAGGCGGGAAGCAAGTCACTCGCACTGGAATGACAGAGGAGATCACCAGAGCACAGACCGCCGTAGACACCGCAAGATCGGGCAAAACCGTGACCCTAATTTCTTCCGGAGATGCGGGCGTTTACGGAATGGCAGGACTTGTATTCGAAGTCTTACGTAAAATAGGTTGGAAACGTGGAGATTCTCCTGAGATCAAAATGGTCCCGGGAATTACTGCGGATAGTTCTTGCGCCTCACTTGTAGGGGCCCCTTTAGTTCATGATGCTGCGCGAATTTCTCTCTCCGATCTATTAACTCCTTGGTCCGTAATTGAGAATAGAATCGAAAGTGCTGCGAAAGGAGACTTCGTGATCAATCTTTATAACCCTGCTTCGGGTAGAAGGCAAAGACAGATCGTCGAAGCGGCTCGCATTATAAAAAAATACAGACCTGGAAGCACTCCAGTCGCACTTGTAAAGAGCGCATATCGTAGACAAGAAACGGTTCAATTTTCAGACCTAGATCATTTTCTCGAATTTGAGATCGGGATGAATACTACTGTGATCATAGGCTCTTCACAATCCTTCGTGTATGAAGGCTTCTTCGTCACTCCAAGAGGATATGGAAATAAATACTCACTGGAAGACGGCTCAGTAAAGCCCGGTCAAACAAGAGCGATCTCTCTAAGAGTAGAAGGAGATTTAGCAAGTCGTCCCTTAGAGAACGGGCCCATTCCAAGTTTAAATATTACTAAAATACAAGGCGCTTTTATCCGAACGAATACAAGCACTTTCGAACAGGATGATATCGAAGAAACTAAGGCGGATTCTTCCGTTAAAAACGCATTGTCCGCCTTGGAATTCTTAGAGCCGATCCGTACAAAAAGCAATCCTGCCAGAGAGATCGATACCGAAGAAGAATTTTCTCTGATCGGAAGAATCGGAGGAGCAATTGTTTTCAAAAACGTAAACAGTTTCTACCTGATCGGCAAATTCAAGCAACCAACAGATCTAAAAGAATTCGGTTTTTACGATATACCGGAACAGGAAAATAAACTCGTAACCCTCATCGCAAAAGACGAAGAAATAGTCGATAAATTGAAATTCGACGCTCTAATCTCTTTGCCAAATAGTACAACTCCGGAATTTATATATGATCTTTTTGTCATATACAGAAACTCTTCCGTAAGTGAGCGCCTATGGAACTACGTATTAGATAATAGCAATAAGATCCAATGGAAAGGAACTGAGTATGTAGACGCTCGTTGGCTCGGAAATTCTCCGAAGCAAGTCTGGTCCGTTTTTAGAGAAACTATTTTAAAATGTTAG
- a CDS encoding cobyrinate a,c-diamide synthase gives MMNEINIPRILISGTGSGIGKTTLVVGLTKALQARGLKVSVFKCGPDYLDPTYHSLVSGNTCQNLDGWLMGKESVLSSFAEASHCSDIALIEGVMGLFDGHSPHSDIGSTAEIAKWLQAPVIALIDASGMARTFAAIATGLINFDQEVLIKGFIANFVGSEGHTSLLRSALLPTPLLGGLPKAQDQSFPERHLGLHSATEEILTEDKLSFWQNICESYLNIDDILDLAKKASPIPIKEEERKTAKTPSCKIGVARDKAFHFYYKENLRRLEESGAELIYFSPIEDKSLPNVDGLYLGGGYPELYASSLSKNYDLLHEIRNFARSGAPIYAECGGLMYLSNEIQDLQGISYPMLGLVPGKAVMGPKLKALGYVEVHTEKNTILGEAGIRFRGHQFRYSDLLLENPKDELFSYKIRKRKADLTSSEGYTVGNILGSYVHAHWASNPSIPENFVESCKRFRK, from the coding sequence ATGATGAATGAAATAAATATTCCACGCATTCTAATTTCCGGAACAGGAAGCGGAATCGGTAAAACAACACTGGTAGTCGGACTTACAAAAGCCTTGCAAGCAAGAGGACTCAAGGTCTCCGTCTTTAAATGTGGACCAGATTATCTGGATCCAACCTACCATTCCCTTGTAAGCGGAAATACATGCCAAAATCTTGATGGATGGCTAATGGGAAAAGAAAGCGTTCTTTCCAGTTTTGCAGAAGCCTCTCATTGCTCAGATATTGCTCTCATAGAAGGAGTAATGGGACTTTTCGACGGACATTCCCCACACTCGGATATAGGCTCTACTGCCGAAATAGCAAAATGGCTGCAGGCACCTGTAATCGCATTAATCGATGCTTCCGGAATGGCGAGAACGTTTGCAGCCATCGCGACAGGATTAATAAATTTCGACCAGGAAGTTCTCATAAAAGGATTCATAGCCAATTTCGTCGGAAGCGAAGGACATACCTCTTTGCTAAGATCGGCGCTCTTACCTACTCCTCTCTTAGGTGGACTTCCAAAAGCGCAAGACCAATCCTTCCCGGAAAGACATTTGGGATTACACTCTGCAACAGAGGAGATCCTAACCGAAGACAAATTGTCTTTCTGGCAAAACATTTGCGAATCCTATTTAAATATAGATGATATTCTTGACTTAGCAAAGAAGGCTTCTCCAATCCCGATCAAAGAAGAAGAAAGAAAAACTGCGAAGACACCCAGCTGTAAGATAGGAGTCGCTAGAGATAAAGCATTCCATTTTTATTATAAAGAAAATTTAAGAAGATTAGAAGAATCCGGAGCCGAGCTCATCTATTTTTCCCCAATCGAAGATAAGAGTCTACCGAATGTGGACGGTCTGTATTTGGGAGGCGGATATCCCGAACTTTATGCGTCTTCTCTTTCCAAAAATTACGATCTATTGCATGAAATTCGGAACTTTGCTAGATCTGGAGCTCCAATTTATGCGGAATGCGGCGGGCTCATGTATTTATCCAATGAAATTCAAGACCTACAAGGAATTTCTTATCCAATGTTGGGTCTCGTCCCCGGAAAAGCGGTTATGGGTCCTAAGTTAAAGGCCTTAGGTTATGTGGAAGTGCATACCGAAAAAAACACTATCCTGGGAGAAGCAGGAATAAGATTCAGAGGTCACCAATTCAGATACTCTGATCTCTTATTAGAAAATCCTAAAGACGAATTATTTTCTTATAAAATACGAAAACGTAAAGCAGATCTAACTTCTTCCGAAGGATATACAGTCGGAAATATACTAGGCTCTTATGTGCATGCTCATTGGGCTTCCAATCCTTCTATCCCGGAGAACTTTGTGGAATCTTGCAAGAGGTTTCGAAAATAA
- the cobM gene encoding precorrin-4 C(11)-methyltransferase, with product MKVYIIGAGPGDPELITIKGARLVETCPIVLYTGSLVPTRVIERANKEALVLDSSKMTLEEIISIMKDAYEKDQNVARVHTGDPSIFGSTAEQMRKLDELGIPYEIVPGVSSFTAAAAMLGKELTLPEVSQSVVITRAEGRTPMPEKERLSSFASTGATLVFFLSVLHIRKLVEELTPYYGEDCPVAVVQRATWPEQKIITGTLEDIAQKVKEEKITSTAIIFVGKVLDCHDFADSRLYASDFSHKFRKAKKG from the coding sequence ATGAAAGTATACATTATAGGAGCCGGTCCAGGAGATCCGGAATTGATCACGATCAAAGGAGCTCGTTTGGTAGAGACCTGTCCGATCGTTTTATACACAGGCTCGCTCGTCCCCACCAGAGTAATAGAAAGAGCCAATAAAGAGGCACTCGTATTAGATTCTTCTAAAATGACCTTAGAAGAAATTATATCTATCATGAAAGATGCATACGAAAAGGACCAAAATGTAGCTAGGGTGCATACTGGAGATCCTTCCATCTTCGGCTCCACCGCAGAACAGATGAGAAAATTGGATGAATTAGGGATTCCTTATGAAATAGTTCCCGGAGTATCGTCATTTACTGCGGCCGCTGCCATGCTCGGAAAAGAGCTCACACTTCCTGAAGTTTCCCAATCCGTAGTGATCACTAGGGCAGAAGGAAGAACTCCTATGCCCGAAAAGGAAAGGCTCTCTAGCTTCGCATCCACAGGTGCCACACTCGTCTTCTTTTTAAGTGTTTTACATATTCGTAAATTGGTAGAAGAGCTGACCCCGTATTATGGAGAAGATTGTCCTGTTGCAGTTGTGCAAAGAGCCACTTGGCCGGAGCAAAAAATCATCACTGGGACTTTAGAGGACATCGCCCAAAAAGTAAAAGAAGAAAAGATCACAAGCACCGCTATCATCTTTGTAGGAAAAGTCTTAGACTGCCATGATTTTGCGGACTCCAGACTGTATGCCTCCGACTTCTCTCATAAATTCAGAAAGGCAAAGAAAGGATAA
- a CDS encoding histidine phosphatase family protein produces the protein MKKNICLLRHASIDPQYHSRYIGKTDLSISEQGLLEIERVKEVLPSKFLEGKVYLSPSKQCLETYNALGKHEYTNPELKEELKEFDFGDIEGHRLQDLTNENLSQFQEWGNFHPEFHFPNGEKILSFTNRAEKFINLIRSSENKNILIVSHGGILSLLLCIFLRLPSSSYLNFQILPSTIVLLELYQTGQVALTGFIRCNSQRRCEWPG, from the coding sequence ATGAAAAAAAATATCTGCCTTTTGAGACATGCAAGCATAGACCCGCAATATCATTCTCGCTATATTGGAAAAACAGATTTAAGTATCTCCGAGCAAGGATTACTCGAAATTGAAAGAGTAAAGGAAGTGCTTCCATCCAAGTTTTTGGAAGGGAAGGTATATCTTTCCCCTTCCAAACAATGCCTTGAAACTTATAATGCGTTAGGGAAACATGAATACACAAATCCTGAACTCAAGGAAGAATTGAAAGAATTCGATTTTGGAGATATAGAAGGCCATCGACTCCAGGATCTTACAAACGAAAACCTTTCCCAATTTCAAGAATGGGGAAACTTCCACCCTGAATTTCATTTTCCGAATGGAGAGAAAATACTTAGCTTCACAAATAGAGCGGAAAAGTTCATAAATCTAATACGATCTTCGGAAAATAAGAATATTCTAATAGTATCACATGGTGGCATTCTTTCTCTTCTACTATGCATATTCTTACGACTCCCCTCTTCTTCTTATCTTAATTTCCAGATACTTCCTTCAACTATTGTTCTCTTAGAACTGTATCAGACTGGACAAGTGGCTCTGACCGGATTCATTCGATGCAATTCCCAAAGGAGATGCGAATGGCCAGGATGA
- a CDS encoding cobalt-precorrin 5A hydrolase — MSPNRKPYAIYVITKHGLKTGSALYSSLKDADLFVSPKFLEEAPKGSKHLSLPMEPTLRETFQEYDCHIFVISVGAVVRMISPLLKNKKVDPAVLCIDDQAKFTICLLSGHVGRGNSFTQKIADHLGNIPVITTASDVSGTLTVDILGRDLGWSLEDQDRNVTRACAAVVNETKVLFVQETGEPNFWPLEKALPKGVEYSLDLENVRPQEYEILLIASDRTDIKSNDPEIYDNSVIYRPKSLILGLGSDKGISTHAVENGIRKVLEENQLSFQCIKAIASVDAKKEEQAFLEISNKFGWEFITFPAQELDKVEGVSEFSEAATKYVGTRSVSEAASLLHSGAKELLVPKQKYKEEDGKNLTVAITRIPFSVRRDITPIKEGILL; from the coding sequence ATGAGTCCGAATAGAAAACCTTATGCGATCTATGTAATCACAAAGCATGGATTAAAAACCGGTTCCGCGCTTTATTCCTCTTTAAAGGACGCCGATCTATTCGTTTCTCCCAAATTTTTGGAAGAAGCCCCCAAAGGATCCAAGCATTTGAGCCTTCCCATGGAACCAACATTGAGGGAAACTTTTCAGGAATATGACTGCCATATCTTTGTGATCAGCGTAGGAGCTGTTGTGAGGATGATCTCTCCTTTATTAAAGAATAAGAAAGTAGATCCTGCAGTTTTATGCATAGATGATCAGGCAAAATTTACCATCTGCCTTCTATCAGGACATGTAGGAAGAGGAAATTCTTTCACTCAAAAGATTGCAGATCATTTGGGCAATATCCCGGTGATCACTACCGCCTCGGATGTATCTGGAACCTTAACAGTAGACATACTGGGAAGAGATTTAGGCTGGAGCCTCGAGGACCAAGACAGGAATGTAACTAGAGCCTGTGCCGCAGTGGTAAACGAAACTAAGGTCCTATTCGTGCAGGAAACCGGGGAGCCGAATTTTTGGCCCTTAGAGAAGGCTTTGCCTAAGGGCGTAGAATATTCTCTGGATTTAGAGAATGTAAGGCCTCAAGAATATGAGATCCTTTTGATCGCAAGCGATCGAACAGATATAAAATCAAATGATCCTGAAATATATGATAATTCTGTAATATACAGACCTAAATCCCTTATTTTAGGACTTGGTTCGGACAAAGGTATCTCAACTCATGCAGTAGAAAATGGGATCCGAAAAGTATTAGAAGAAAATCAACTTTCCTTTCAATGCATAAAAGCAATTGCAAGCGTAGATGCAAAGAAAGAAGAGCAGGCTTTCTTAGAGATCAGTAACAAATTCGGATGGGAATTTATAACCTTCCCCGCTCAGGAACTAGACAAAGTAGAAGGCGTTTCTGAGTTCTCAGAAGCCGCAACCAAATATGTAGGCACAAGATCAGTGAGTGAAGCCGCCTCCTTACTTCATTCTGGCGCAAAAGAACTCTTAGTTCCTAAGCAAAAATACAAAGAAGAAGATGGCAAAAACCTGACAGTTGCGATCACTCGGATCCCCTTCTCTGTTCGAAGAGACATCACTCCCATAAAGGAAGGGATCCTTCTATGA